Sequence from the Aspergillus nidulans FGSC A4 chromosome III genome:
TGATGCTAGATTCCTACTTTGAAGGCGGAAAGAGTCGTTCATGTACGCCTCAAGGAATATTGGAGTTGCTCTAAAGAGCTATATAGCCTGTGCACTAAATAAATGCGATCGTGATAAGACTACAGAGACCTAGGGTTGTTTCTTAGATGATCGATTGATACACATCAAGTCATGATAAATTCGTACTCTGACTACTAACCGACTGGGTTCTGCCTAACACCCGTGATGGCAACCATAACTAGCTAACCGGCCAGCGTACCAGTACGGACAATCCCATCGACCTAAGCCAGCAGGTAAACAAACAGGCCCAAAGACAGGTAAGAACGGGAAGAGGTCCGAATCCAACTCCACTGCGCCGAAGCGCATCAGTCCCGTCTTGAGCAAATCCAGCCCGTCTACACACCAAGACCACCCACTATACCGCCTAAACCGCCAACAAGCGGCAGATTTTCGAGCATGCTCTGCTTCTTGGGTGCCGCGGGTGCACTGGCTGAGGGAGACGGTGACGCAGCAGGCGTAGAGCCCTGCTCCTGCTTGTTTTCCACATGCTCGCCCTCTCCGGCACTGGGTTTTCCGGCAGTAAATGATGGGCCCGCGGACGAAGGTGTTGCCGCAGCAGAGACCGAAGGGGACGCAGCGGCATGTTCCTTTTCAGCCCCGGTTGGTGCCGAATGCTGATTGCCCTTCGTCTCAGCACCGGACGCAGGCTTTCCGTCGGCACCGGGGAACGTCGCGACCGTGTTGGGGGTCATGTTAATGGGCATATTGTTGCCATAATCCGGGACGTTGGTGTTAGCGTTTCCTCTAGCCTTGGCTTCATCCTtgtcatcttcttcgacacTGTACAAGTCCATCATCTGGGCGGCGGACTTGCAAAATTAGAAAGTGTTCACGGCTGAAGGGGAACGATGAGCTTACCTTGAGTGAACCGTACGCGATCTTGGATGCCACGTCTGCAGAGGGAGAGTCGCCATCATCGCGCTTGAGCTTGAGGGGTGTTGGAGccgcgacggcgacgagggcgaggggtAGGGCGACGGCGAGGGAGAGCTTCATGGCGATGGGTGTGTTTTGGTAGttgggagaaagaggatacGCTTGATAGATTGCTGGCTGATGAGGTGGGAGCAGTACAGAACAGAAGGCCTAGACAGCGCATCGGTGATTTATACCTGTcaacaagcaagcaagctTCGACCGCTATGGATGGACATTCCTGCCACGTACGCTCTGCTCGCGGTGCCTCGCCCGGGAATTTGATCCATCAGCGAACAGTAGGTATCCAGGGTCCTGCTCCTGTCCCTGGGTGCCTGGTTGGTGGCTGGAGAGTCAGGAGATGGCGGACAGGTGGCTACACGCCCATGCAAGGGATACGACAAGCCTACGCGGAGACCTTGAAGCTCAGGCACAAAGTAACATTCCAAGAAAGTAGGTAATTGCGCAACTACACTACATACCTAGAGCCTATCGCTAGACTTTTGACTGCAAGAATGTAGCTCCTTCTGATTGACACGAACCGCGCCACTCAATTTTGACAGCGGCCGCAACACGAGGGAGGGGtggagagaagaacaagTTCAACTTCCGCTTACTATCGGCACGACATTTGACCTCGACTATCATGGGTTTGATGGACAAGACTTCGAAGGTGCCATTCGCTGCGGAAGTATTACCAGCTGGAAGTTAATATATAGCTGTTGTGGGTTAGTCGAAAGAACGAGGCGATCGTGAGGCGAACGGCAGGGCAGGACAAGGAAACATCAATCCCTTTCACTCCCTGCGGTCTGAAACTGAGTAGTCATTCCATGACCTTGATAGTGATTCGAATACGAACTTCACACAGGAAGACAAGTATAGTGGCATGTAAATCATGGCTGAATTTGCGGTTGTGTGTGCTCAAAAGCGAACCTAACAACCTCGCGTGGGTGGCAGGCGTCAGGATTAGAATGGGCAGCTCACTCTCGGTCCCTTTCTATAATTTGTCAACAGAATAGAGCTGTCCATCAACAAGGGTATGTTGGAGACCTGAATATGTATGtgagaaaagagggaaaagaattTGTCGCCGGAATTTTGTTGTGGCAGGTCGATTAGTCATCACTCTTGCTACTCGGTCGAATCTTTACCCGAGCCGAGAGCTATGAAATAGGTCTCCAAGTTCTCCGCAACTGCTACTGGACGCACCTCGAGAGTCTTAACGATCGCTGAATTGTACAGTCATAAGGTATATACATTAATATTCAACATAATCGAACTAAAAACGAGCAATGACCTTCTCCTGAGTATCCGCCAACGCCCACGCGTCCGACGCCGTCTTGCTGAGGACCTTCTTGGCCTGCTCAGCTGTGAAGCCCTTGGCCTCGACCGCAGGGTTGTAACCGAGACCATTGATCTTCGCGACATCCGCCGAAGATACCGGCTTGGCGACCTTACCATCAGCACGCTTGTACACCGTGACAACGACGGCACCGCCCAGTCCCAGATTGTGCTGCAGGGCGGCGTCGGTTCCCTCGACCAAGCGGTTGTTGGCCCAGCCACGCAAGTGCCAGACCAGTTCTGTACACTGTGCCAGACCGGTGGCGCCGAGCGGGTGGCCTTTGGAGATGAGACCGCCGGATGGGTTGATAACCATCTTGCCGCCGTATGTGATGTCACCCTTGGCGACCATCTCGTGAGCCTTCCCTGGTTCCGAGAGCTCGAGCGCGTCGATTGTGATCATCTCGTTGGCAGAGAAACAGTCATGCAGCTCGCACACcttgatgttcttgatgttgACACCGGCCTCGGCGACGGCAGCACGGCAGGCGGCGCGGGACATGCCGAATCCCATAAGGTCGATCGAGCTTCTGTTGTACAACGTGGTGTTGTCAGTGGCGAGCTGCTGACCGGCAATCAGGATAGCCTGGTCCTTGAGGTGAGGGCGGGCATCCAGGAAAGCCTGcgagacgatgatggcggcagcggctccgTCAGAGGTGGGGCAGCACTGCAGCTTGGTAAGAGGCTCATGGATCATCGGAGCCTTCATAACCTGCTCAAGCGTGTATTCGTCCTGGAACTGGGAGTATGGGTTGCGCTTCGAGTGCTCGTGGTTGATGCGGGCAATCTCCGCAAAGTGCTCGGCTTTGGCGCCGTACCTAACCAGTCAGTTTCTCTGTCAGAAACTATGGGCTAGAAGCTGCTTACTTCTCCATGTATTCACGACCAGCGTTACCGAACATCTGCGCAGCACCAGGTGCGTTGGTTACACCGCGAGTCTCGGCCATCATCATACCGAAAAGACCAGTGGGGTTGGCCCGGTCGTTGTATACCGACTGCAGCGATCCCGGGCTCATTTTTTCGAAACCAACGACCATAACACAGTCGGCGGCGCCGTGAGACACGAGGGTGCGGGCCATAGCGAGACCTGTCGACCCAGTCGAGCAGTTGTTGTTTACATTGTAGATCGGGATCTGGGTGAGGCCAAACTGGTAGAAGACACGCTGCCCGCAGGTGCTGTCACCGTAGACGTAGCAGGCAACGCCCTGCTCGACATCGTCGTAGTTGATGTGAGCGTCCAACAGAGCCTTGACACCGGCCTCGAAACCAAGCTCGTTGTAGTCGACCTTGCCTCGAGGCTTGATGAACTTGGTCATGCCCACGCCGAGGACGTAGGCGGGAGAAGCTGCTTTTTTGCCCATACTGACGGTTGACGATAAATTATGGATTGAT
This genomic interval carries:
- a CDS encoding uncharacterized protein (transcript_id=CADANIAT00006104), whose product is MKLSLAVALPLALVAVAAPTPLKLKRDDGDSPSADVASKIAYGSLKSAAQMMDLYSVEEDDKDEAKARGNANTNVPDYGNNMPINMTPNTVATFPGADGKPASGAETKGNQHSAPTGAEKEHAAASPSVSAAATPSSAGPSFTAGKPSAGEGEHVENKQEQGSTPAASPSPSASAPAAPKKQSMLENLPLVGGLGGIVGGLVGFGPLPVLTCLWACLFTCWLRSMGLSVLVRWPVS
- a CDS encoding putative sterol carrier protein (transcript_id=CADANIAT00006105), yielding MGKKAASPAYVLGVGMTKFIKPRGKVDYNELGFEAGVKALLDAHINYDDVEQGVACYVYGDSTCGQRVFYQFGLTQIPIYNVNNNCSTGSTGLAMARTLVSHGAADCVMVVGFEKMSPGSLQSVYNDRANPTGLFGMMMAETRGVTNAPGAAQMFGNAGREYMEKYGAKAEHFAEIARINHEHSKRNPYSQFQDEYTLEQVMKAPMIHEPLTKLQCCPTSDGAAAAIIVSQAFLDARPHLKDQAILIAGQQLATDNTTLYNRSSIDLMGFGMSRAACRAAVAEAGVNIKNIKVCELHDCFSANEMITIDALELSEPGKAHEMVAKGDITYGGKMVINPSGGLISKGHPLGATGLAQCTELVWHLRGWANNRLVEGTDAALQHNLGLGGAVVVTVYKRADGKVAKPVSSADVAKINGLGYNPAVEAKGFTAEQAKKVLSKTASDAWALADTQEKVIARF